One region of Channa argus isolate prfri chromosome 20, Channa argus male v1.0, whole genome shotgun sequence genomic DNA includes:
- the LOC137105861 gene encoding alpha-1,6-mannosylglycoprotein 6-beta-N-acetylglucosaminyltransferase B-like gives MAMRVSLRPRSGLLVLCLCLSVFALLLQSLWVPPETTKNEPAGRSPEEHGQRGLEFRKLALRLEVLNTQVQRLSRERDVTQLTRSHLSLLQQSFRKEHQSLVQVVEMELKKVSQKLDQLSHDQHHKHLSHTLSPHDDHRPHTGPSEKCEVPIDPAYPVCAEKVEFLQARWQSDSCYAFYGVDGTTCSILTYLSQIEDFCPPRSGRNHSTLPWHAKPHSNPERAEIRTTLSQLYEIISNKSSPAMRFIRSRVERMSQWWIQAGLRMRQSSNKTSLTQMRVLLYPGALAGSVGQHFEAMVERGGPLGELVQWADLSACLTIIGQNLIFSTSQHHLHSLIGAAPGRGSCPIQRPLTFDLIYTDYHGLAHLQGAMGLAFQHYKCRFRILDSFGTEPAFNLGSYASTHGYKTLWGSWGLQPLQYMTMFPHTPDNSFLGFVSQEAIKEEELEPEIYRKDRIAVVYGKQEYMWQGKSEYLNVISEEMEIHATVYQPPGHASKLPRFIKNHGLLTQDNFLRLLRRAKVFVGLGFPYEGPAPTEAIALGCVFLQPRFEPPHSSDNNDFYKGKPTTRQISSQHPYTEDIIGKPHVWTVDISNRTDVQEAVKAILGTEVKPFTPQEFTCEGMLERVHAYITHQNFCTKSVPTWPPESALRLHLGPLGQSCVKVCRRSSLMCEPALFHHLNNPAAFTRLGLGCSNIVQEINHLLPAYSPWGQHCGLQQEPLLFSCAGSDPSQRRLCPCRAHIPGQVALCSNCF, from the exons ATGGCAATGCGTGTTTCTCTGCGGCCTCGCAG TGGTTTGCTGGTGCTCTGTCTGTGCTTGTCAGTATTTGCCCTGCTGCTACAGAGTCTCTGGGTACCACCTGAAACGACCAAGAATGAACCTGCTGGGAGGTCACCTGAGGAACATG GTCAGCGTGGTCTTGAATTTCGTAAATTGGCTCTACGATTGGAGGTTTTGAATACTCAGGTGCAGAGGTTGAGCCGAGAGAGAGATGTAACCCAGCTGACAAGAAGTCATCTCAGTCTGCTACAGCAAAG tttCAGAAAGGAGCACCAAAGTCTGGTCCAGGTGGTAGAGATGGAGCTTAAGAAAGTGTCCCAAAAGCTTGATCAGCTCAGCCATGATCAGCACCATAAGCATCTGTCTCATACACTATCACCACATGATGACCACAGACCACACACAG GGCCCAGTGAGAAATGTGAGGTGCCAATAGATCCTGCGTATCCAGTGTGTGCAGAAAAAGTGGAG TTCCTGCAGGCCCGTTGGCAGTCAGACTCCTGTTATGCTTTTTATGGGGTGGATGGTACCACCTGCTCCATATTGACTTACCTCAGCCAAATAGAGGATTTTTGTCCCCCACGTTCTGGAAGGAACCACTCTACACTGCCATGGCATGCGAAGCCTCACTCCAATCCAGAGAGG GCTGAGATACGTACAACCCTGAGCCAACTGTATGAGATAATAAGCAACAAGAGCAGTCCTGCAATGAGATTCATCCGGTCTAGAGTGGAAAGGATGTCCCAGTGGTGGATTCAAGCTGGTCTGAGGATGAGGCAGAGCAGCAACAAGACAAGCTTGACTCAGATGAGg GTGTTGCTTTATCCCGGTGCACTGGCTGGAAGTGTTGGCCAGCATTTTGAAGCCATGGTGGAGAGAGGGGGTCCTCTAGGGGAGCTGGTTCAGTGGGCTGACCTCAGTGCCTGTCTGACAATTATAGGCCAGAACCTAATCTTCAGCACCTCACAGCATCACCTTCACAG TCTGATAGGTGCTGCTCCTGGCCGAGGCAGTTGTCCAATCCAGAGGcccctgacctttgacctcatcTATACCGACTACCATGGCCTTGCTCACCTTCAAGGAGCCATGGGACTAGCTTTCCAGCATTACAA GTGCCGCTTTAGAATCCTGGACTCTTTTGGCACCGAACCAGCCTTTAACTTGGGGAGTTATGCAAGCACCCATGGATATAAAACACTGTGGGGCAGCTGGGGTCTCCAACCTCTGCAGTACATGACTATGTTCc CCCACACTCCTGATAACTCTTTTCTGGGCTTTGTGAGTCAAGAGGCAATTaaagaggaggagctggagccaGAGATCTACAGGAAAGACAGGATAGCAGTTGTCTATGGCAAACAGGAATACATGTGGCAG GGTAAATCTGAGTATTTGAACGTGATCAGTGAGGAGATGGAGATCCACGCTACAGTCTACCAGCCTCCAGGACATGCCTCTAAACTGCCCAGGTTCATCAAAAACCATGGCTTGCTGACACAGGACAACTTCCTACGACTTCTCCGTAGGGCCAAG GTGTTTGTGGGTCTTGGGTTCCCATACGAGGGTCCAGCTCCCACTGAGGCAATAGCTCTGGGGTGTGTATTCCTTCAGCCCCGGTTTGAACCACCACACTCATCAGACAACAATGACTTCTACAAGGGCAAGCCCACTACAAGACAG ATTTCCTCCCAGCACCCTTATACAGAGGATATCATTGGTAAACCCCATGTGTGGACTGTGGATATCAGCAACCGGACTGATGTACAGGAGGCAGTGAAAGCTATTTTAGGCACAGAG gTGAAGCCCTTCACTCCCCAGGAATTTACCTGTGAGGGAATGCTGGAGCGGGTTCACGCTTATATCACTCACCAG AATTTCTGCACCAAATCTGTTCCCACTTGGCCACCAGAAAGTGCTCTAAGGTTACACCTGGGTCCTCTGGGTCAGTCCTGTGTTAAAGTGTGCCGACGCTCCTCCCTTATGTGTGAGCCTGCTCTCTTTCACCACCTCAACAACCCTGCAGCATTCACCAG ACTGGGACTAGGCTGCTCCAACATAGTGCAGGAAATCAACCACCTGCTACCTGCCTACAGTCCTTGGGGTCAACACTGTGGCCTTCAGCAGGAGCCACTGCTCTTCAGTTGTGCCGGCTCTGATCCCTCACAGCGAAGACTTTGTCCCTGCAGAGCTCACATACCTGGACAGGTGGCACTGTGCTCCAACTGCTTCTGA